A window of Glycine soja cultivar W05 chromosome 2, ASM419377v2, whole genome shotgun sequence genomic DNA:
ACAAGAATATTTTGAACAATGCTGGGGTCAAGCTGATTGAAGGCCATGGAAAGGTAGGATGATGTTCTGGATCCATTTCCAAGTAGTTAATGGCTTTctagatattaattaaaagataagtttttgcttttattttatgGTGATAATGCTTTTGGAACCTGCAGATTATAGATCCTCACACGGTTGATGTTAATGGGAAGCTATATTCAGCCAAACACATTTTAGTTGCAGTTGGAGGTCGCCCCTTCATTCCTGATATCCCTGGGAAGGAATATGCAATAGATTCAGATGCTGCCCTTGATTTACCAACAAAACCTGTGAAAATAGCCATTGTTGGTGGTGGTTACATTGCCTTGGAGTTTGCTGGTATCTTTAATGGTTTGAAAAGTGAGGTTCATGTATTTATACGGCAAAAGAAGGTTTTGCGGGGATTTGATGAAGAGGTATGCAACCATGGATGATACAAATATTGAATTGTTACAGCTTAATAAATTTTCTTCACGTTCAAATTGTGAACTATGTCTGCAGATTAGAGATTTTGTTGAAGAACAAATGTCTGTAAGAGGTATTGAATTCCATACCGAGGAGTCTCCTCAAGCTATCACGAAGTCAGCGGATGGCTCATTCTCTTTAAAGACCAACAAAGGTACAGTGGACGGTTTCTCACATATTATGTTTGCTACAGGACGCAGACCTAATACTCaggtattattttcaattatattgtTCAACTTTTCTGTAGTTACCTGTTTGAAATCTAAATCTGTGttgataatgaaattttttagctTAGAAAATGATTTAGAGGCGAGGCATTCAATTGCCCTTACAAATATTGACTTTCAAttgaaaaatcatgttaacattttacattattaaataGGTTAATAggaatagttttttatttattgtcgtATTTATTCTAATAAGTGCCAATATCTTCCGTAAGCTCACTTTCACTTAAAATGTCTCTCCTCAAACATTATAAATCAGTTGCATGCttaattttctttgaataaTTCTGTGTTGATTCCACATGCTAATTTCTGTATTTATAAAAGGTTGGAAACTTTTGAACTCTGGTGAATTTTGCACATGCTTCTTATTTGGTGCAGTTTCCTAAAGGGTTGcgtattcataaaatatttagttaaaTTTCTCCTTTGCAACcgtcttcttatttttatacataGAACAGAAAGAGATAAAAACATAGTGAATATATTTATGAACTGCAATTTCACTGCAGAACTTAGGCCTGGAGTCTGTTGGTGTGAAACTAGCTAAAGATGGAGCTATAGAGGTAGTTTAAGCTTACCACTGGttctatttaatatatattcatatgATCTTTGTCTCACTTATACTTCCTAAAACTCTTCTTCAACCCAGGTTGATGAATACTCTCAAACATCAGTTTCTTCAATTTGGGCAGTTGGAGATGTTACAAACAGGATAAATCTCACCCCAGTTGCTTTGATGGAGGGAGGAGCATTAGTAAAAACGCTGTTTCAGGATAACCCAACAAAACCTGATTATAGGTATTATATACATAATGCATCATGCTGAACTAAAGtttagttttaactttttattttgcaTTAAGCTGGAGTACAGACGGGTTTCTTAAACAAATATCATTGATTATCAATTTGTAAAAGAACTGATAGGGGGAAAAAGTTATCCTGTGACAATAAGGATTGCTTATTAGGTTTTGTATAATGATACTGGGATCCACATAGGATTGCACCCAGTATTCAATAATACAGAAACTGTTGAAAAAGTGTCAAACTGTGTTGCTAGTAAATCATCTCTTTAATCATTTGTTAGTGCATATATTTATGTTCTACCTTTCTGTTTCCCTAACGTTAACAATCACTCATATTCCGGAACATGCCCATGAAATTGGATGGTACTCATCATAGCTTCTCTGCTGTGTTTTAGTAATTCATAGCCTCCCAACTGATTCTGTTATATTCCTTATCATCTAGAGCTGTTCCTTCTGCTGTATTTTCTCAACCACCAATTGGACAAGTTGGTCTTACTGAGGAACAGGTGAGAGAATTATGCAGTGTCCGGCTCTAATGCTTTCAAATGGTCTTCTGaatattttaatgaattgtACAGATTAATGTTTTGCTAACATTTTGGTGATTTGCACAGGCTGTACAACAATATGGAGATATTGACATCTTCACTGCAAATTTTAGGCCGCTGAAAGCTACTCTCTCTGGGCTTCCAGACCGGGTTTTTATGAAATTAGTAGTCTGTGCAAAAACAAATGAAGTTCTAGGTTTGCATATGTGTGGAGAAGATGCTCCTGAAATTGTGCAGGTTTTTAGAGTTTTTACAGCTGCTCTATATTGTTTTGATAATGATACAtgagttttcaattcacttGATATACATTTGCTTGATACCCAGGGGTTTGCAGTTGCTCTTAAAGCTCGCTTGACCAAGGCTGACTTTGATGCCACTGTAGGCATTCACCCAAGTGCAGCTGAGGAATTTGTTACCATGAGGACACCTACTAGGAAGATACGAAAGAGTGAATCGTCTGAGGTAAGTCAATGATTCTCAGCTTGAATCTTTAATTGATATATTGTCTAGAAAATCCTGCAATTAATGATTTAAGTGGTAATGACAACTATCCTTACTTTGATCCTGGGAATTGAAGGGCACTAGatttattgaaaaacaacaaaataaaacgtAGCTGGGGTTACCCTGTGCATTCCATGTATGCGCAACTGTCCATTAAATCAACAGCCTGCCTTTTGTATTTTGCCACCTAGGTCTAGCAACGTGACACTAATTCATTGAGGCTGAATGTCTATAATTTTCATCACTGATGATACGTGCACAGTTTCTAATTTCGTACCGCTAGTTTTGTAAATTGTTAATAAACTTGCATATGAGTAATGGttgttctttttaatatatataacaggGTAAGTCGGGCTCTCAAGCAAAAGCTGCAGCAGGGGTTTAACAATATGACTCTGCTTCAATTGTTATACTTGAAGAAACCAGCCGGTGCCTCAAGGTAAGGATGGAATTCTGTTTCTTAAAAGAATACAATTTTTACTTAGGCACATactgcatttaattttttaatggtgACTAAGGActtcaatattttaatatatcagTAGATATTAATATCTTGTGCGTGCAGTAGtgcaatttatttatatagataATACATCTGATACTCTGCATCTGCACAATAAAGtattaaagaaaatagaattCTAGTCCTGTATAGAATACCAAATTTGTATTAAGAGGCTTGTTTATTACTGATCTAGGATTACACTCGTTGCCTTTTCCATGGCCAATCATAGCTGTTGAGTGATTCATTTGTTCTCTTTGAGCACAGGGCATTGTGTTCATTTAAAACCTTTTACAGTTTTACTCCCCCTCTCCCTCTACATTACccttttgtcaatttttttttgtttctttttatctgtttaattagaaagataatacattaagaaatataattaatatcattttatagcaacattattttttttatctcatctatAATAAGTATgtaaattgtaaaatatttaagaaataggTAGATATAAGggcttttttttattaggagaCATAAGGGCTTAATTGTAAAgaatagtaaataatttttatcttgaACTTCTAAATGGATAAAATAAAGAAGTTATTTTCTTCTATAAGTTGATAGGTAAAGAGAAATGGAGGGAGTTGTGTTTGCTTGCTTGTATGAATGAAACTCTTAGCTCAATGAGGCAGGTCAAAAGTTTTTTGAAGCTGgtagatattatattttacctCTGCAACTTGTCTGCGTTTCTGCCCTCACATCACATTATTACTTCTTGTTCTGTTCTAATATTAATAGTGTCATATCACAAATAAAATTACGAAATGATATGTAATTTCAGTAACCTGGCAGGTTGTCACTAAATTTATCGTGGTTGTCAAATTATAGGGAAGAAATTCAGAACGATCTTCAGCTACTGAGTTTTCAGAGCAATACATGGAATATCTCATTAAGGTCGTGTGTCATACTTCTCTGGTCTTGCAATGTAATTATGACAGTTGGGAGCCTGGAAGGTCGAGTGAAATTCGTGCCAATTTTTGCCATTtgtaatttaacttattttccCATGCATGTACAAAAAATAAGAGGAAATTCCGTGTGGGAATTTGATTTTTACATAATCTCTGCATCGAATTTGAACTAGTTGGAATTGAGACCAACGGCAATGGTCagcatgaaaaatatttttcttttctaatatatataacGTTGTTCATCTCTGTATCTGCAATTTCCAGCTGCAAAATTTATCCATCCTTGCTGGTGCACAGAATGATAGGATAGGGCTCAAGTATgcctaaaagaaataaaatgaagtgGTTAAAGTATTGAATAGGCTTAGGGTGTTAttcttttaatgttatttcgtttttattttaattccgtAAGTCTGATAatgaaatgattaaattaaggAGTGTAGGGTTCTACATTGTGTAAGGGCATTAAAGAAAGATTGTGTTAGTGGTATTTTACCTTCTAGTTCAATGGTTGAATGAGTTTAGTGAGGTCTAAGATATAAAATTAAGTGGTTAAAGCATTTTATAGGATGGTTTAGCCGTTTAGGATATTATttcgttattttattttaatttttttaagttagatGATATCTCTTGTATAGTTGTAATTTATTGCGAACAGTTATTTAATGGGCTAAATAACATATTTGttcttttatcttattattttatttattttagatttttatttttttaaaagtttaatttaattatttattttattttttgttcactttaattcttcattttttttaaattatttagtcatttatctttttttatttgttctttcactttatttaagatattgatgttgttgataatttaaaatgagCTTTTTTGATAtagttttctcctttttttcctcaattttatttttaacaaaagaagtacatttttaaataattaatgatgcctatcttaaataaattgattgaatgattaaattaaattaaaaaatatgaaataaatcattcaattgaatttctttaacaaataaaaaataagataaaagatcaAATAATTCATTCAAACTATTCATATACAATCCAACCTATCTAAgagcataaaaaataatttgcagTAGTACCGACAAATTCCAAAAACGGCTTTAACTCTCCAGAAAAAAATGGACATTATAAATATAgtgaaatttctattttttatatacaaatatattcaGCTAAATTCCAATAACTCTAAACCAATTAAgaacaataaaattatgttttttttttattgaaaaatatcagttattaattattaatttttgaattaatgattttttttcctcttttctcttttcatcaTTAGACAAATCTTATAACTCCAATAAAActatcaacttaatttttttttattgagaaataCGTATTATAAAAACCTTGTAGATCTACCTTGCAGAATCTTTGCACTTCTATTTTTTggataaatgaaaattttattgaaacCTCATACTATCACCTAAGTATAGCATAAGGCATGCCTAATAATAAGGTGGAtataaattaacataaggcataAGCAGCGTGCATGTGTCCCCCCAAATACAGAACGTAATTATTACAGTTGAGAGCCTGGAAAAGGCGAGTGGAATTTTTGTTGCTATTATTTGCCATTTGTAATTTAACTCATTTTCCCTTGCCAGTCCTTTCATATACAAAAATAAGAGGAAATTTAgggaatttgattttaaataatcttttctgtatcaattttttttcattttgaatcttAGTTTAAGTGAGTTAAGTATCAGGACTTATCAGAATGAAGTCAGACCTCAAGGCTTAAAGAacattaatacaaattattcaCTAATAAAATTCTCATCCCCAACTAGACCTACCTTTATTTGATTTCTGTATTGAATTTTCAAGTAGTTGGAATTAAGACAACCAGAGGTCAGCGCgcgtgaataatatttttcttttctaaacatATATAACGTTATTCATCTCTAATTTGCAATTTCCTGATGCACAATTTATCCATCCTTCTTGGTGGTGCACAAACAGACTGATAGAATGGGCACAGCCAGgcccaaaacaaataaaaaataagtggtTAAATTGTAGGATAGGTTTATGATATTATTCTCTTAATgctatttagtttttattttaattccctAAGTTAGATAATGACATATTTATGCTTGTCATTCATTAAACAAAAGACTCACGTTTTTAGTCTTTCAAATTAGGATGCTATATTTTTTAGggcttaattatataatttgtcctttaattataattaaaagtttatttaattctcttttgatcattaaaaaatttattcaaatcctctaattattaaaaatgcTACAATTAcactataaaaaaagtaattttcgaATTGGAGAtactaaaaaatgtaaaattaaataacaatcttATGTAACGAAAGAACATACTTGTTAGTTATGATAATTAATGAGAATTTTCTTCTATGATCTTATATCTATAAGATGTGTAAAATCAGTTGTTTCATGATGCATGTGATTCACTATAATTGTTTGATGACAAGTTATGGTCTTGATCAATCTTTTTATATGATACATACCCATACTTTGTAgctaatgagaaaaaaattaatgggaCTTAATAATTTCTCCTATTTAACATCCAAACACATTACATATATTGATTCCAAAAACAGCTTTAGCTCCCTAGAAAAAATGAACATTATAAATATAgtaaaatctcatttttaagCTTTCAAGATACAACCACACATTTTTCTAAGAATATATTCCGTTAAACTCCAATAACTCTAAACCAATTAAGAGCGATAAAACTGAATACGCAATGTTGGACCGAGAAATACGTATTTTAAAACCTTGTAGATCTAGCTAGCTAATTACAGAATCcttatacttttattattttttggataagtgaaaattttattgaattgaaaacttatACGTACTATCACAGTATCATCACCTAATTAAGCACATATAAGGCATATGCCTAATTAATAAGGTGATATAAATAAACGTTAACATCCATTACCAACAAGGCATAAGCAGCTAGCGTGCATGTATACGCAAAAAACAGAACATAAAGGCGGCAACCCTTACCATAAACATGCATAATAATAATCCTTACACACTTGTATATCAATATATAGTACTATAATAACTGCAACACACATGCATTCTCCTCCtccaataatatatattaattaattcatatatatatatatatatatcaaatgaaAAAGATGGAGACCCAGTTGGGTGAGAAGGTGATGCTGCATGCATATCTTAAGGGTAACCGTCGACCTCAATTGTTCGCTCAGGCTGTACCCAGCGTCCATCTGAGCTCCTCTTCAAGCCCTTGTTTTCATCTTGCCACCAGTTTGGTGGAACCAAGTAACTTTCTTTCAGGAAATCACCTCCCTTGTTCACCAGAGCATGATCCCTATCACTCGCTAGCATGAATTCCCCCCGCTCTCCATGGTATCTGCATGCATGAGGTGTAGGTGTAGCCAagccaaaaattaattaatttcatgccTAATTAGTAATTGAAAActccactaatatatatatatatatattattagctaCGTTACGTATTAAATTATAggttatgaattaaaaaaaaatttaaatatgttttttacttctataagtttatattttattttttcaattttagtccctttaaggtattttatttttattttttgtctctatacatttatatttttttaattttgatctttatAAGCACAAACttaaagaaactataaataaaaaaattaaaatcttaaatggattaaaattgaaaaatcacaaacttacaaagactaaaaatatacacacaaaaaaaaacttacagggatcaaaattgaaaaaatatcaaCTTATAACTtgcaaggactaaaataaaaatataaatttataaggaccaaaaataaaaaatattaacttacaAGAACCAAAAGCATATTTAAGtcattaaaaaagtaaatacattCTCTTTGTTATAATAACTAGAGAAGAAGATTAACATACATTAATTAATAAGgtagaaaataattaagtagaAAGAGAGAGATGATGAGTCCaatagttttaatgataattttgaaaaaataataataattactatcaaatttaatattattaactaaattaataaattttcttgaataatgtgaatttgttaaaataatcttatattcaGTGACAAATGTAGTGAGCATCTTCAATAGAAGATATCATTTTGAGATGTTATCTACTTTGTGATGAACCTATAATATGATATGACTTTCAAGATCTCTTCTATTTTTAACTTCAATAATAAATCTCATCTTGAGATTTTAAACTACTTGTTGTATGTCCTACCAGAATAGATCAATTTTATGGAGAGGGAGAGAGTATAAAATCATCTTTTGTTCCTAAATGGGTTTAGATTTTGACATTTCTTCTACAACAATGGGATTTTTATGTGAAAATGAAACATCATACTCTAATAATAAATCTTAACAAAATCAGGATTTAAGATTGAGATCTTCTTGCAAGATCATTTATTGGAGATACTCTTTAATACTTCTTGACttacttataaacaaaaataattatttttacaaattatgaaAGTTAGTTgaaactatttaattttataaatttgaagtaaaaaataagatcatttttaaaatgtgtttcattgaaattttatattaagaataaaataaagttcttatataaaaaataaaattaaatgaagagagttttaagaataatattattaaatatgatgagattaattaaatatatttatatttaagttaaaaatataaggagattttttagttatacatgggttgagaatggagtaACCAAGAAACAAATGAAACTAACCCGTCGAGCAAATGCAGAAGAACCTCCAAGTTATGGGCACAATTATTATCGGGTTTCAGAAACGGCGATTTGTTGTTGTCCAACTTGAGTTCCTCTCCAACATGGCAGTATGAAAAAGGAGGCAACCAAGGAGACAACCAGGGCACCCAATCATTCTCGTTGATCACCCTCAACACCTTTACCCCAAGCCTATTCAACCTGTTCTTGAAAGACTTGTTCCCAACCGCGGGACCAGAAAATGACATCACCGAAACTGGCACACCCCTGTCCAACCCCTTTTCGACAATATCATAAGCGCTCAAAATCGCCAAAGCACTCCCCAGACTATGCCCCGTCACCGTAATGCTCACTTCCTCCTCACTATACATGTCCATCAACCGCTTCACCTCCCTTAGAACGTGATCTCTCGCCGAGTGCTGGCAGTATTCTGATGTCTCATCTTTACCCGTGTACATATCTAAGAACCCATTGTCGACCTTAACCCCATCATCGTGGCACGGGATGCCCTTGGATGATACAGGTGTGAGGCTAGTCTTGAAGTCCTCCACCCACTCCAGGTGTGTGGCCGTCCCCCGCCATGCAATCACGATGTCTCTTCTCCCGAGGCGGCGACTCGTGGCGTCGTCCGAAACTGCCACATATCCGCCCCAGTTCACCTTGCTCCACGCCGTTGGCCACTTCGAGTGAATCAACCACTTTAGGAGGAAGTCGGTGTTGGCCGTGAGGTGGATGTAGCGCGTCACCTTGTACCCGTGGTGGGTCATGCCCAGGGAGGAGAAGAACTTCTCCTCCTCGAACCTGCACGAGAGTAGTGATAAACATACCCTAGTTTTAGATGGAAATACgagatatagaaaaaaataataaaagtaagaaTAAGTTACTCGTGTTTTCCTGGATTTCAAGAAAATTatacatgtttttgtttttgtatttagAACTTACacaaactttttaaatattatataaacatttgatgataacaaattatttatattaataattttgattaaaagatactttaatatatttagaGTATCCAAATCAAAACTTATtcatcaaattatttatattaataattttgattaaaagatACTTTAATATATTTCGAGTATCCAAATCAAAacttattattttacattttttttaatcaagattATCAActcactttatttatttttatcaaatacttatacaacatttaaaaaatttgtgtaaattttaaaaataaacaaagagtgtataatttttttaaacctcaataaaaatatatataattttcttaaattttatattttatgagagATATATGTAACTTATTATAACTCTTTACTTATGAAATCATAAACTCTATCATAGTCATATTTTTCTCTCCCCTTAGATATTGGATAACTTGTTAGAtatcaatcaaatattttaaaaaaatctaattgatatgataacaaatagaGTAGTGATATATGAACTCCTAATTTTAAccacctcatttttttttcatctctctTTCCATCACACTataaactacttttttttttctctctctctcactagaATACTATTGTGTGGGGTTATCAAACATTTGCCtaacagatgaagaaaaaatgaaatagaagagacataatatgtatgtttagctttgttgaaattgttacaaatttctagaatattcttaaatataatatgtatgaatatggtagaataatctagaactatagtgtatatgaatatggtagaacaatctagaactataatgtatatgaatatggtagaacaatctagaactataagtgtatgtataagatagaagaatctaaaactatcatgatactaatctatcatgaaaactctagaaagacctaaagtaatgtagaaacgtttaccaccattgagaggttggtgacttgagcctataaataggcaattggtatgttgtaattgataaatccaagaaatcaatgatatagccttctttctaaaacaattctctaaaactatcaactatcaactatcatctaatCAACTACCAACAGTGGCATCAGAGCTACGTTCGGTCATACATTGGGCGTAGTTATATTACCTACCTACCATTCCAAAATCCTCccaactacttcaaaaatttcCTTTGTACTATTAACCcactctaataatattttttctaagctATGGATAACACTGTTCAATCGTCAACTATTTCTGTTCCTATCTTCAatggtgaaaattatgatttctggcgtgttaaaatggaaacatatttttcatctcaAGATTTATGGGACATAGTAGAAGAAGGCTTCACCATTCCCGCAGATACTTCAGCTCTTAATGCATCTcaagaaaaagagttgaagaaaaataaacagaaaaattcaAAGGCGTTGTTCACCTTGCAACAAGCGGTGACTGATCCAATTTTCCCAAGAATCATGGGAGCTAAGACTGCCAAAGAAGCGTGGAACACATTGCAGGAGGAGTTTCAAGGAAGTGTTAAGGTACGTGCCGTTAAACTTCAATCTCTAAGAAGAGATTTTGAActattgaagatgaaggagtcCGAGACAGTTAAAGATTACTATTCTAAAGTTAAAGGAATAGTTAATCAAATGAGAGCTTTTGGGGAAGATATTCTTgacaagaaaattgttgagaaaattctaattacTATGCCCCAAAAGTTTGACCCAATCGTGACAACGATTGAGGAAACCAAAGATCTGTCCACTCTATCAGAGACAAAACTTATGGGCTCTCTTGAAGCATATGAGCAAAGACTGTATAGGCATAAAGAAGATACAATTGAAAATGTCTTCCAGTCGAAGTTTAAATTTTagccccaaaacaaagaaaatggaggaaa
This region includes:
- the LOC114389519 gene encoding glutathione reductase, chloroplastic produces the protein MATSLSVSPSLSLNTLFIAKALPLSRPSFLSLPLPKSLLSLSTRRRTFIVRAESQNGADPVPAHYDFDLFTIGAGSGGVRAARFAANYGASVAICELPFSTISSETTGGVGGTCVIRGCVPKKLLVYASKFSHEFEESNGFGWRYDSEPKHDWSSFIANKNAELQRLTGIYKNILNNAGVKLIEGHGKIIDPHTVDVNGKLYSAKHILVAVGGRPFIPDIPGKEYAIDSDAALDLPTKPVKIAIVGGGYIALEFAGIFNGLKSEVHVFIRQKKVLRGFDEEIRDFVEEQMSVRGIEFHTEESPQAITKSADGSFSLKTNKGTVDGFSHIMFATGRRPNTQNLGLESVGVKLAKDGAIEVDEYSQTSVSSIWAVGDVTNRINLTPVALMEGGALVKTLFQDNPTKPDYRAVPSAVFSQPPIGQVGLTEEQAVQQYGDIDIFTANFRPLKATLSGLPDRVFMKLVVCAKTNEVLGLHMCGEDAPEIVQGFAVALKARLTKADFDATVGIHPSAAEEFVTMRTPTRKIRKSESSEGKSGSQAKAAAGV
- the LOC114389540 gene encoding phospholipase A1-Igamma1, chloroplastic-like; protein product: MAASFSSMLIIPSSKISYEASLGGLSFHNFLTAKSPPLKRNQKSIKVVTRDNHSPLVDDLMIEVQEHEHEHATLHQKDLSEMWRQIHGEKNWEGLLDPMDPLLRSEVIRYGELAQACYDAFDYEPFSRFCGTCRFEEEKFFSSLGMTHHGYKVTRYIHLTANTDFLLKWLIHSKWPTAWSKVNWGGYVAVSDDATSRRLGRRDIVIAWRGTATHLEWVEDFKTSLTPVSSKGIPCHDDGVKVDNGFLDMYTGKDETSEYCQHSARDHVLREVKRLMDMYSEEEVSITVTGHSLGSALAILSAYDIVEKGLDRGVPVSVMSFSGPAVGNKSFKNRLNRLGVKVLRVINENDWVPWLSPWLPPFSYCHVGEELKLDNNKSPFLKPDNNCAHNLEVLLHLLDGYHGERGEFMLASDRDHALVNKGGDFLKESYLVPPNWWQDENKGLKRSSDGRWVQPERTIEVDGYP